The genomic segment TGGCAAGGGCTAGGAAGTGAAAACAGGAGTGAACGCCCCGTGTCGTCAGGGGCTATGTTCACCGACTCGACCATGGTCTCGCACCCTTCCCTCGCCAGCCGAAACACGAGCTTTCCCGGACTCACGGTAATCGACTCGATCGGGGTCGTGCCCGCCTCGCGTCCGTCGACCGATACCTGCGCTCCCGCGGGGTCGCTCGAGACGCTGACTGTCACCGCCGCCGACACCTTCGCGTCGTGATGCGTCACGCTGGTTGCGTATGTGGCGATCCCGACGAGTGCCAGCGCGACGGCGGCAAGGGCGAGTTTCGCGGGAATGGACCGCGGGGCAGGAGGAGCCGCGGTCGATGCGGTCTTCACCGGAACCTCATGACTCGGTTCGGCGACGTCTCTCCTTCGAGCACTCTCGAGAAGCAGCTCCAGGCCATTCTTGCACATCGTTCGACGCGTGGGAGTCAACCGCTCGAAGCGAAAGGTTCCATTCGTGAGAAAGCAGATCTCATGAAATGCTTTCACTCCCTGCACAGGCCCCAGCTTCGCATCGACGATGTCGCCCGTTGCCAAGAAGATATGCCCTTGACCGCGCTGGTTGTCGGAAACGGTGATGCGGCCCGTCTTACCCGTAGCCAAAAGAAACTGTAGAACCTGAGGGAAGTCATCGGTCTGGAGATCCCCTTGCAACGGTGCCGCTTGGCGCTCTCCGCCGTATCGAACCCGCGGCGTCCGCATCGTCA from the Vicinamibacteria bacterium genome contains:
- a CDS encoding DUF4388 domain-containing protein; translation: MAHLVDSDTQNNETLSRAVLIVEGPERPSQRLREATRTAGFRVLTADSGHVALSAVKKAMPDAVILSSDIGPPGPSEIARRIKEDEATAEIPILLIGTNANADPFLFPTEAYLSCATSDEELVRTLRMLTMRTPRVRYGGERQAAPLQGDLQTDDFPQVLQFLLATGKTGRITVSDNQRGQGHIFLATGDIVDAKLGPVQGVKAFHEICFLTNGTFRFERLTPTRRTMCKNGLELLLESARRRDVAEPSHEVPVKTASTAAPPAPRSIPAKLALAAVALALVGIATYATSVTHHDAKVSAAVTVSVSSDPAGAQVSVDGREAGTTPIESITVSPGKLVFRLAREGCETMVESVNIAPDDTGRSLLFSLPSPCHR